The Alteromonas macleodii ATCC 27126 genome segment ACGGCTTCTTCGCCGTGACTATCCATTAATTCGAACATACTTACTCTCCGGTTGTACGTCTTTTTAAACACTACGCCAGGTCATTCCCTTAGGCTAATTGCTTCCTGCTAGCCTTGATGCCGTAGCTATAGCGCCCCCAAAATAAAATTAAAATTCACCTTTAAACCAGCTTTGCACTCGATGAAATAAACTTTCACCGGTCTTCTGCGTACTGGACTTCTTATTATCAGATTGTACTTTGCCATATTGCAGCAGTCCTACGACTGTCGCAAAGCCAGCATCATCAACATATTCGGAGAAGCCTTTTACGTTGATGGGTTTGCCCACGCGCACGGGCATCTGGAAAAGTTCTTCGGCAAATTCCACAGCACCTTCCATCTTAGCGGTACCGCCAGTAAGTACAAGACCTGCTGCGATTTGCTCTTCCAGACCGCTGGCACGAATTTCATCATGTACCAGCTCAAAAAGCTCTTGATAGCGAGGTTCTATAACCTCAGCTAACGTATGGCGAGACATCACTCTAGCTGGGCGTCCACCCACGCTAGGTACTTCAATGCTGTCTTCCATACTCACCATATCTTTCAATGCACAGGCGTAATTCACCTTAATTTCTTCTGCATTGCTAATAGGCGTTCTAAATATTTTAGCGATGTCACTAGTAATTTGATTACCCGCAACCGGTATAACGGCGGTGTGACGAATGGCACCATCTGTGAATATAACCATATCCATTGTGCCGCCACCGATATCAACCACGCATACGCCAAGCTCACGCTCGTCGTCAGTGAGAACCGCATAACTCGATGCCAATGCTGAGAAGATCAACTGATCGGCATTAAGTTCACAACGCTCTACACATTTCACCATATTTTTTGCCATATCGTCGGCACAGGTAATAATGTGAGCATCAGCTTCCATTCTTACTCCTGACATACCAATAGGGTTTTTAATCCCTTCCTGCACATCAATAGTAAATTCTTGTGGTAACACGTGTAGTAGACGACGTTCAGCTGCAATTGGCACACTGCGCGCTGCATGAATAACGTTATCTACGTCTTCTTGTGTTACTTCCTGATTGTTAATCGGTACCATGCCA includes the following:
- the ftsA gene encoding cell division protein FtsA, whose amino-acid sequence is MSKPAERNLIVGLDIGTSQVKAVVGELLEDDQISIVGVGTHASKGMDKGGVNDLNLVVKSVQRAVNEMELMADCRVSSVFMSISGRHVKCQNENGMVPINNQEVTQEDVDNVIHAARSVPIAAERRLLHVLPQEFTIDVQEGIKNPIGMSGVRMEADAHIITCADDMAKNMVKCVERCELNADQLIFSALASSYAVLTDDERELGVCVVDIGGGTMDMVIFTDGAIRHTAVIPVAGNQITSDIAKIFRTPISNAEEIKVNYACALKDMVSMEDSIEVPSVGGRPARVMSRHTLAEVIEPRYQELFELVHDEIRASGLEEQIAAGLVLTGGTAKMEGAVEFAEELFQMPVRVGKPINVKGFSEYVDDAGFATVVGLLQYGKVQSDNKKSSTQKTGESLFHRVQSWFKGEF